GTCATACAAAAGGATGAATGTGTGGGAAAGTGAGAGCCAGGGCAGGCACCAGAGGCGACTCTCACCAATTGGCGAGACAAGGTGGTGGGCCAAAGATAATGCTCTCAGGAAAgtgtttggatttttttcaaaTCCAGATAATTGTCTCTATGTGGATGTCATCCTTGCATTGACGGCGATACAAGAGGATATGACCATGAAAACAACTGCTCGCGTTCAAGCACGAGGATTTGTTGAGGCTCTACTTAAGTATGAGATGATACTGACAGCACAAACCTTCCTCAGGATATTTGAGCAGACATCACCACTGTCCAAATACCTCCAAACACAACAGATGGATATTTTGTCTGCCCACAGAATGGTTATGGCAACACATGAAAGCCTGAAAAGCATGTCAAGAGACTTTGCCTCAGTCAATGCAGCTGCAGGGAAATTTGTTCTGTGGGCAAATGAAAAATTGCAGGAGTAAGACAAAGAGATAGAGCTGGAAGTTGAGTCTGCATTACCATCAaaaaggaggaggaagaagacaACCAGGCCTGGAGAGATTCCTCATGCTGAAACTGTCACAAATCCAGAAAAGGTTTATGAAGTTTACAGTCCATAATCAGATCATGGACACAGCTACTGAGACACTACACAGGAGGTTTCTGGGTCATGGAACACTCTATGCTGACCTTGCATTTCTAGACCCAAGGAACTTCACTCAGTTAAAGACATCCTCTCTTCCACCATTGATGTTCCAAGAGCTTAGCAAATGTCTGTTGAGGTTTGACAGTGAAGCAACTGCTGAGAATTTACAATGTGAATTTAGAAATTTTGTTCTACAGTGggaaaaattgaaaatgtatccACTAGATGAATACAAGGTCAAAACATTGGAAGACAAGACAGAAGATGAGGGGGTTGAAATCCAATGCAAGGAGTGTTCCTCATGTAATGAATGTGCACTGTGTTGCTATCAGATTCTCGGGAGGTTCAATCTGATGTCAAATGCCTACCACCTCCTAGGTCTGGCATACAAGTTCTTGCTCACCCTGTCAATCACTCAGGTTGCCTGTGAACGCACATTTTTCAACGCTTAAGTTCATTAAAACCAGACTCAGAAGCAAGCTTTCACAGGAGCACTTGGAAGCTTTTATGTTGATGGCAACAGAGAGGGACATCCTTTTCTCTCTTGACTCTGATGTGATCATTGACAAAGTTGCAGAGAAAAGTGAACTGTTTACTAAGCTTCTCCTGTAGGCCCTGGCAGTGATGTTGCACCTCATGAAATATAGTTACAGCAGAAATTGTGTACCCTAAGCATTAATATTTCTATTAGAATAATAAGCAGACCTTTAGATATTTACAATAAAGCCTGATAAAAATcatttgcattttctttgtttattactttaatagttttttcttggttttgatagtaaataaattctaatcagtaattttacatgcagattaatgtatgtatgtttacatgcatagTGGGCCGGTCTGGATGAAGTCCAGGGCtgattttttgtcccagtccagccctgtggttatttttgttgaagatttatttattttttttttagcgatATGTCACTAAAAGTGTGAATGTTGCTCACTAAGGCAGAGGTTACTAAAAGGCTGAGTATTTTTTTGTGGGTAAGAGGGtgtctaaattaattaatgaggTTCTAATAAAATTCCTATGGAAAAATTAatctcattatttgagaaaatcagttattttaaatgcgtATTATAATGGTGGTCTGaactttattgattttgattCCCTCAACAATACATTCAAAATTAATTGGCTGAACCAATATTTAGCCCAACCATCTTCAATTTGGAATGTTTTTCCTCATATGGCCTTAATTTTCTCTTAATAAACTCCCTATTAAACTTTCCAACTTTCATCGACAGGTTCTCTTAGCATGGACACTAATTTATAAGCATAACTTTTCACaacaaagatgttttatttgGAACAATAAGAACATTTTATTCAAGAATAAATCTCTGTTTTATGATAGTTGGTTCAGTAATGGTTTAATTTTGGTGGAGCAGTTGTTTAATGAGCAAGGTCTTTTGTTCAGGTACTCAGAATTTCTTTCCAAATACCAATAACCCCAAAAGAATTTGCTACAGTGTTGGGAGCATCCCCTCTGGTTCATGTATGCTTCTAAAAAACTGTAATGGCTCCTCAGTATCTACTGCATCCTTGTGATACTCCTGTTGGTCAAATTTGTTTCTCTGAGTCGAAAgccaaaaatgataaaatacgGTCTTTATTTCTTAAGAATCTGATTTCTGTTCCACCTGTGATCTCCTTTTGGAATAATTTGTTCGGTAACCTTAATTGGAAAATAATCTGGTCTCTACCGCAAAAATTCTTTCTcacaaacaaagtgaaagaaatgtattttaagctCATACACAGGTTGTACACTGTAAAGAAGTTTATATaaagatttaaatctgacattgattttacaagctctttttgttcgagttctgaagaaactgtacacttattttggtcatgtcactacactcagaaactttgggatgatattggtgtgtttgtcaagcaagattttgccaggcttctcagtacatatgaaaaacattatatttgggtATTATGACTCTGACCCCACAAACGAAAATATCAGTTAAGAAAGCTATGAGGACTGTTAGAATttgctctgcctttgatctccttgtgtaattttgcttagatttttcttttctttagttctattttattctttgtgtttttttgtggttgatattatgtgatgtttgtttatacttttgtatgtgtttgttctctgcattaaaaaaaaaaaaaaaaaaaaaaaaaaaaagagtgtgaaaCATTTCTTACCCTCAGTGgagaaaacagtcgtgctgcttgaTGTTTTCGAGGAAACCAagaggcttttttattttaaagagtgcatTTCGATCAAtagaaagtaaaaacaaacacctGCAGTAACTGAAGCAGAAATAATCTGTTACatcatgtctttactgtcacctttgatcagcTCCAGCACCGCTGctgaataaaacattcatttcttaaatatacaatatacatattttaaattgtgtttaataaaaattacatatttacaagggcactctttttttatttggatatataAACAAGTGCCAATTTACATTTGCCCTAATGTATGATATGTAGccttgcataaatatataaactgaatTCCTATCTTTATGGAAATACATCTCGAAGATGTTCTCGAAGTTGTAAAGTAATTTGTGATATTATGAAAGGTGACTGAAAAGGGGATATTGCTGAAGCTGTGTCCCAGTgttctttaatgtttattttgacacacatcacattactccagtattcagttagaaatatatttcagtggACTGAACACAATATCTGACAAACACATGAAGAAAACCAGAAACTCACATCTTCAATTcatataaaagtacattttattttcacaaattaaaaatcaaatcaataataAGTCTGTAGAGAGAACAGTGGAGAGGGAAAGCAGGTTGTGTGTgttctccagtgtgtgtgtgtgtgtgcgcagcgTCCGCTGAAACTATGATCCAAGCATAATCATCTtacacatttacaatttacatgagaagagagagaaaagaaaaggtcCAAAACGCATCTTTCTGAGGCCCAGCAGAGCCACGCGCTGCTGCGGTCCACTCACAGTACAAACGTCCACATCTCCAGCGTACCGCGAGACACTGTGTGCCTTCATGGCAGAGAGAGAATGTGGAAGTCGAgggaaaatagaaataaaaaaggaatagtacggagaaagtaaaaaaataaaaacccaattAAGACAGCTGGGCAGGGAGAGGGAAACAGAAATACAGGAACACACAGGGCAGCACTTCCTGTTGAGAGTGCTGGCATTCGACCTCGCTCACAGGAAGTAGTCAGCCACTGGCTTTTTGGAGGGAATGCCTCTCGTTTCTTGTGGAGCCGCTTCGAATATGATGAACTCTTTCTGCAGGTGCTCGTCCAGCTCCAGGATCGCTGCCACATTACCACACCTGACTCAGAGAAAGGTGCACCATCAGCGCTTGATATACTGATAATACCGTTACTACAACACTCTTTAATCACATGCAGCGGTCTGAGCTACACACAACCCAAAAACGACTTCTGCTTCAGTGAGTCAGCTGTGAATGATTCCCTGAGCTGGTCTGAATCAGACTGACACAATGTTTCCAGACtagatttaaatgatttgttgttaATTGCTCGTTATCTATTGTCACCTTGGTTACTACATTAGTCTCAGTCTGCAGCCCTAACACAAAACCACAACAACTCTCCTCTGGGTTATTAAAGTTGATTAAacctaaaaccattaaaaaaaagatctCCCTTACTTTAAATACTTTAGTTGTTTACAGAAAAATACAATGACCATGATGgcttttaattcatttcagttcactaaaataactattaactggaagatttatttttttccttctttaaacctttttcaaataattaatttcagCCAGTTTTCAAGCCAAcacttctcatttttatttagttcacCCGATGTTAGGGATGCACCAAATGTTCGGCGAGTGAAATTATAATAAGTGAATCACTGAATAAATTGTACTGACGTGATGCGATCAAACAGAAACAAGTGTAGAGTGAATCTTTATAAAGCTAGAACTCCATCAACGTTCAgaaatgttagtattgtaatgTTACTGTTGTTCTGTACATTAAAGATTATAATAACTGAAGTGCACCTGTAGCAGTAGTTGGGAGCAGACCACACAGTGAGAACCGTCTCGTTGAAGTGCCACTTGTAGCCCTCCATAACGAGCTGATGCGCTCTGCAGATCATGTTGATGTCGTTAGCGGCGTTAAACTGGGCCACGACGTCACTCCCGAACAGATACCCGGCTCCCCGCGGGCTCACGCCCCATCCTGTGGTGTCTGCAACAGACATGATGCCAACGTTCAGTCCCTTCCACGATCGAACCTCGTTTCAATTAACGATCAATTATTAGATTAATCgctaaccttaatgctgcaaaacgCATCTACTGCAGTGCCACTCTAAAGGCCAGCTtcctcacccgaattaaagggctTTAGTCTAAATAAAGGCTAGTAGCACGACTGTAAAGTGAACAGATGAAGACCACGCCGTAATTACGTTTaggatcattttactttgttgactgtttcatATCTCGTCATGGAGAGCGCTGAAtgctgttgtattttaaaacacaatcacaatgttggcatttaaaataaaatgatccaaAACGTAACTGCGGCGCGGTCAGAGAACGTTACATCGTGACCGTGCTTTTGCTTTCATGCTGTTCGATACATTTAAAGCCATACGCGGCTTtgtgaacagaggtcttacgggtttggaacgacatcagggtgagtaattaatgacagaattttcatttcatttaatcgTTTGTATCTCTTATTAATCGATCATGGGATGATTAATCGTTCAGATGATGGAGAACATCTCTACCCTAATCCAGAAAGCAGAACTACCTTCAGGATCTGACCACAGGAGGTCACACATGGGCCCGTCGTGAGGCACTTCCTGCTTCCTGTCGATGGTGCGGATCTGGTCCAGAGTCTGGATGGAGGGCGACAGACCGCCGTGAACACAGAAGATCTGCGGGTCACAACAAACACATCCTCGTCAGACGATTTGCACGCAGCAAGACAACCCCGTTAACAAACAGACGGAGAGCCTCACTTTGCCGTCGATGATGGCGGAGAGGGACAGATAGTCGAAGATCTCCGTGCAGTACCTCCACACCGTGACCGAGCCGTACTTCCTCAAACACTCGTCGTAGAAGCCATACACCTGCGTGATCTGCCTGGACTCGTGATTTCCCCGGATCAGCGTGATTCTGTCTGGATAACGCACCTGCCACGATTAAGATCACACTTCATTAGAAAGtcttctgtgtgaatctctgttaaagtgtaatgtatttctgtgatgtgcagctgtattttcagcatcattactccagtcttcagtgtcacatgatcttcagaaatcattctaatatgatgatttgctgctcaagaaacatttctcatcatcaattctgaaaaacaaatgatgctgaaatgaagcgacagtaaagacattcatatagTTACAAATTAATTTGCTTCTATTCATcaagagtttccacaaaaatattaagcagtaaaaactgttaaaacatgGATAATAACAGccattattaattttaaacaagcagcaaatcatcatattagaatgatttctgaagatcatgtgacactgaagactggagtaatgatgctgaaaatacagctgcacatcacagaaatacattacactttaacagatactCAGATGTAAAACGGTTCttataaatggtaaaaatattttacagtatcgGAGAGAATACTTTGTAAgagaatttttacaaaaatattaaacaaagaaattattccaaaattctgactggtagtgtatgtacaGTTTTTAAGATAACAACAATAACATCTCGTTCCAAATGTCCTGAACAACATAATGACAGCACCTTCAGGGCAAGAAGTAGCAGAAAGGTCTCGACGCTGTAAAAGCCTCTGTCCACAAAATCTCCCATGAAGAGGTAGTTTGTTTCTGGAACGTCTCCTCCCACCTGACGCAGAGCAGATGATCAAATACTGGATTTATTAACCAGTATGTTCCAGTTAACTTACAGTCCAATAACATATCTAGCATGTGATTAGACTAGCATTTTATGTCATACCAGCATTAAAGGCCATATTCATGGCAAACTCAAGAAAAAATTTGACTTTTTCCACCAGCTCCAATTTGTTAAATATGACTATAAagcacaaagacatttttattttataattataatcatgATTTTCAGTAAAGCTGATTTGAGGCAATGTAGGGTTGggtgatatatcgcatgcgatcgtcacacgcatttcgtcagtaaagctggttccctgattaacgctaaatcaccatcacctgctttcaaatggagcgacATTTAATATACaaagccgtagttcactgacaagctatgcactatcgcattcattatcgaaggcgattcatctgccaTAATGAAggtgatattgtgtagcttgtcagtgaactacggctctgtctattaaagggaaccagctttactgatgaaatgcgcgtgacaatcacatgcgatatatcgcccagccctaaggCAATGCATATTGTGAAATAAGCAATATCAGTACATTTGACTTGACGTGTAAAGTAATGCCCATTGGATAAGaaaactcttattattattattattattattattattattattattattattttctatacatTACTTTATCATTTTGCATTTACTCTCCAGGGCTCAACGCTAAGGATTTTTTTCTGCTGGCCCCGTCAGGAGACTGGTTCagatttttacttgccctgccaacattttcactggtactgccgctaaaaaataaaatagctgctATCATTGTTTTTGACCGATTTTATCTTGTATTCTAATAAGCTTATGTGACACCAAAATTACTACTAGCTACTAGactaacaaatataaaattcaaacattatatatacaagTGAACAGTCAGCAAATAAGCAGAATTTTCAAGCAATAGCACAACTGAATATATAGAACtaagatacaaatgaaatgatGCAATGTTTGATTTAAACTGGATTGTAGAATTTCTAAATTTGGAGCAAGAAGCAACAGAATAGTCTGACTTTAGCcatgtgaaattatgctacacaAAACATATCAGCAGCCTCTGTGCGCGAGCGCTGAATGGAGTTTGCATCTTACTTGAACACTTTCAGATcgctttaatgtttaaattatcaAGGCTTAAAAACATCAAATGATAATCTTTGGTAACGGCGCAGCAGTCCTGCTTTTCATGTGAAAGAACTCACTTACCCTAAACAATTCCTTCAAGTCATAAAACTGTCCATGGATGTCACCACACACCTGAAGAAAAGACAACGACCCATACACATAATCAAACAatgatggaaaataaaaacagtttattataattttgaagatgatatttaaaggggtcctattatgcttttttaactttagttagtctgtaatgttgttgtttgagcataaaaaagatctgcagagttacaaagctcaaagtccacttcaaaaggagatattttatttaacaaaaatcacttttcaaaaactacaacgaacgactcgtttggactacaacgcaaattttccgggatttgtgacatcataaagatcgacgaatgggacgagacctggttgagctgcactagagaagacagaGAGAGTTATCACTGTGTCAGAGACAGATGAACTTacagtggttacaatcatccgggtttaaaatcgcgctcaaattgatttgattttgacgcaatatttacactgaagctgcaGGCAGCTATGATAAGGGTATGACATTTCTAGACCAGGCACCATAACCAGGGCTTCCAGGTTTTGGAGGTAGAGGCTGGGTtgttgctactcaaaactagcccaatcgtgttTCGAGGGGGGTCCACCCACTGAATATGCGTTCCAGGGGATAAAATTCACGTTTTTTGGTGGGGTTCCTCtggtaaaattaatattttaggggctaaatatcacttTATTGGGGTTGCTTCACCTCGTGGACAggaaaaacaacccacaaaaacagtgttaaagtagcccaattccacgggaaaaccgcagacttggcaacactgaccacagcacacactggcccagctaaccaacctcagcacacactggcccagctaaccaaccacagcacacacacactggcccagctaaccaaccgcaacacacactggcccagctaaccaatcacagcacacacacactggcccagctaaccaacggcagcacacactggcccagctaaccaatcacagcacacacacacacactggcccagctaaccaaccacaacatacactggcccagataaccaatcacagcacacacacaggcccagctaaccaaccgcaacacacactggcccagctaaccaatcacagcacacacacactggcccagctaaccaatggcaacacacactggcccagctaaccaaccacagcacacacacactggcccagctaaccaatcacagcacacacacactggcccagctaaccaaccgcaacacacactggcccagctaaccaaccgcaacacacactggcccagctaaccaaccacagcacacacacactggcccagctaaccaacggcaacacacactggcccagctaaccaaccacagcacacacacactggcccagctaaccaaccacagcacacacacacactggcccagctaaccaaccacagcacacacacactggcccagctaaccaacaaCAGCACGCACACACTGGCCTAGCTAACCAACcgcaacacacactggcccagctaaccaaccgcagcacacactggcccagctaaccaatcacagcacacacacactggcccagctaaccaatcacagcacacacacacactggcccagctaaccaatcacagcacacacacacactggcccagctaaccgaccGCAGCACACACTGGCCCTGCTAACCGACCgcagcacacactcacactggcccagctaaccaatcacagcacacacacactggcccagctaaccaaccgcaacacacacactggcccagctaaccaatcgcaacacacactggcccagctaaccaatcacagcacacacacactggcccagctaaccaatcacagcacacaagCACACACCCAGCTAACCgaccacagcacacactggcccagctaaccgaccgcagcacacactggcccagctaactaACCACAGcaaacactggcccagctaactaaccacagcacacactggcctaGCTAACCAACcgcaacacacactggcccagctaaccaaccgcagcacacactggcccagctaaccaaccacagcacacacacactggcctaGCTAACCAACcgcaacacacactggcccagctaaccaatcacagcacacacacactggcccagctaaccaaccgcaacacacactggcccagctaaccaatcacagcacacacacacaggcccagctaaccaatcacagcacacacacactggcccagctaaccaaccgcaaacacacactggcccagctaaccaaccacagcaaacacacactggcccagctaaccaaccgcaacacacactggcccagctaaccaaccgcagcacacacacactggcccagctaaccgaccgcaacacaacacacactggcccagctaaccaaccaca
This region of Cyprinus carpio isolate SPL01 chromosome B12, ASM1834038v1, whole genome shotgun sequence genomic DNA includes:
- the LOC109053894 gene encoding serine/threonine-protein phosphatase 4 catalytic subunit B-like — translated: MGDMSDLDRQIDQLRRCELIKENEVKALCAKAREILVEESNVQRVDSPVTVCGDIHGQFYDLKELFRVGGDVPETNYLFMGDFVDRGFYSVETFLLLLALKVRYPDRITLIRGNHESRQITQVYGFYDECLRKYGSVTVWRYCTEIFDYLSLSAIIDGKIFCVHGGLSPSIQTLDQIRTIDRKQEVPHDGPMCDLLWSDPEDTTGWGVSPRGAGYLFGSDVVAQFNAANDINMICRAHQLVMEGYKWHFNETVLTVWSAPNYCYRCGNVAAILELDEHLQKEFIIFEAAPQETRGIPSKKPVADYFL